Proteins from a single region of Abyssalbus ytuae:
- a CDS encoding rhomboid family protein codes for MGIRNDIRYNYARLSVLGKLIVINIIVFILSLLIPFLFNLNSGAIVNWFQLPKDLTDFITQPWSIVTYSFFHASITHIFWNMVLLFFAGRIFLNLFSSGRFINVYFLGVIIGGLTFLLSYNLFPVFSGINTALIGASAGVMAVLIFVCSYIPDQDVRIIFFNIKLWYIGAFFVLLDLVQMTYDGNAGGHLAHLGGAFIGFLYARKLYEGKDIGTGFEKVVDGVGNIFKRNKKSPLKTVHKQKSSYKKSNAPSEKSVKQKQIDDILDKISKSGYESLSKEEKDFLFKAGKE; via the coding sequence ATGGGAATAAGGAACGACATACGGTACAATTATGCGCGATTATCGGTATTAGGTAAGCTGATAGTTATTAACATTATTGTATTTATATTAAGCCTGCTAATTCCCTTCCTGTTTAATTTAAACAGCGGTGCTATAGTAAACTGGTTTCAGCTTCCTAAAGATTTAACCGATTTTATTACACAGCCCTGGTCTATAGTAACCTATTCTTTTTTTCATGCCAGCATTACCCATATATTCTGGAATATGGTGTTACTGTTTTTTGCGGGGCGTATTTTTTTAAACCTCTTTAGTTCCGGACGATTTATTAATGTTTATTTTCTGGGCGTTATAATCGGGGGGCTTACTTTTTTACTCAGTTATAACCTGTTTCCGGTTTTTTCCGGTATTAATACCGCTTTAATAGGTGCTTCGGCAGGAGTAATGGCCGTATTGATATTTGTATGTTCTTATATTCCCGACCAGGATGTAAGAATTATATTTTTCAATATAAAACTATGGTATATAGGTGCTTTTTTTGTGTTGCTTGACCTGGTACAAATGACGTACGACGGCAATGCAGGCGGACATCTCGCTCACCTGGGCGGAGCCTTTATAGGGTTTTTATATGCCAGAAAGTTATACGAAGGGAAAGATATTGGTACCGGCTTTGAAAAAGTGGTAGACGGGGTTGGAAATATTTTTAAAAGAAATAAGAAATCGCCTTTAAAAACCGTTCATAAACAAAAATCATCTTATAAAAAGAGCAATGCGCCGTCTGAAAAAAGCGTAAAGCAAAAGCAAATAGACGACATATTGGATAAGATAAGTAAAAGCGGTTATGAAAGCCTTTCAAAAGAAGAGAAGGACTTTTTATTTAAAGCAGGGAAAGAATAG
- a CDS encoding endonuclease/exonuclease/phosphatase family protein → MKKLRFINKFLVILNSVFATLLLLSYVLPYIFPRSFPSLSVLSLTVPLLIFINFLFLVYWTIRLKKYLILSLLVLLLGHKHVAALFRFSGKDAPGSDDVKVMSFNVRLFNLYEWIKESGTDKAIIERIEKENPDIVCLQEFYNTKETAFNYPYTYFKYKTPSSRAGQAILSRFPIINRGSLEFSKYGNNAIYIDVVKGKDTLRVYNLHLESFHINPTEEELTQENSERVFKRMGSAFVIQQEQAEKFETHRRECTYRQIICGDFNNTQYSNVYRQIKKDMKDTFDEAGRGFGRTYYYPYFPLRIDFILVEKNMEVLSHKNLTDKLLSDHYPIVARVELKEEEQNE, encoded by the coding sequence ATGAAAAAACTCCGGTTTATCAATAAATTTCTGGTTATCCTTAACTCTGTTTTTGCAACATTACTGTTGCTTTCGTATGTATTGCCCTATATATTTCCGCGTAGCTTCCCATCACTCTCAGTATTAAGTTTAACCGTTCCGTTGCTTATTTTTATCAACTTCCTGTTTCTTGTTTACTGGACCATACGTTTAAAAAAGTATTTAATCCTCTCTTTACTGGTATTGTTGCTGGGGCATAAGCATGTGGCCGCTTTATTCCGGTTTTCGGGCAAAGATGCACCGGGCAGCGACGATGTTAAGGTTATGTCGTTTAATGTACGGTTATTTAATCTTTACGAATGGATAAAAGAGAGCGGTACCGATAAGGCCATAATTGAACGGATTGAAAAAGAAAACCCCGATATTGTATGCCTGCAGGAATTTTACAATACCAAAGAAACAGCTTTTAATTATCCCTATACTTATTTTAAATACAAAACCCCGTCCAGCAGGGCAGGGCAGGCTATTTTATCCAGGTTTCCTATAATTAACAGGGGTTCGTTAGAGTTTTCAAAATACGGTAATAATGCTATTTATATAGATGTTGTAAAGGGTAAAGATACCCTCCGGGTTTATAATTTACACCTGGAATCGTTTCATATAAACCCTACGGAAGAAGAACTGACCCAGGAAAACTCCGAAAGGGTTTTTAAGCGTATGGGGTCTGCCTTTGTGATACAACAGGAACAAGCCGAAAAATTTGAGACCCACCGCCGGGAGTGTACATACCGGCAAATTATTTGCGGCGATTTTAATAACACACAATACTCCAATGTGTACCGCCAGATAAAAAAGGATATGAAAGATACTTTTGATGAAGCCGGCAGGGGCTTTGGCCGTACGTATTACTATCCTTATTTTCCTTTGCGTATTGATTTTATACTTGTAGAAAAGAATATGGAAGTATTATCTCATAAAAATTTAACCGATAAACTGCTTTCCGACCATTATCCTATAGTAGCAAGGGTTGAGTTGAAAGAGGAAGAACAAAATGAATGA
- a CDS encoding leucine-rich repeat domain-containing protein, giving the protein MKKNFHLLLLVAGSVCMASCNKDDDNPSPKSDAKQILSFVFKAANNKALNEDVTAEINQEDKTIAATVPFGTELTSLTPSIEVSEEATVSPAGAHDFSSEVTYTVTAENGTKATYKVIVNQADPNASDAKQILSFVFKEEDNTALNEDITAEINQDNHTIIANVPASINETTLTPFIEISEKATISYSGPQQCKRESIYTVTAEDGTPASYTFAFNFTATTQKEVLIAIYKSNPCNTLPWDIYTDDIDTWQGVRLNNEGKITVLILFDDDNEVGYGLTNLPEVIGELTSLEKLESHDNLLTGLPGTIGNLTSLKSLVLSANALTSLPDEIRHLTNLEILLLSSTSLTRIPDTMGNLTSLEELILSHNPLLTNIPGTIGNLPSLEFLNLRHNPLLTTIPAAVCELQDKNPPITILKDDGATCEDSEDN; this is encoded by the coding sequence ATGAAAAAGAATTTTCATCTATTACTGTTAGTTGCCGGGAGTGTTTGCATGGCTTCCTGCAATAAAGACGACGACAACCCTTCACCAAAAAGCGATGCCAAACAAATCCTCAGTTTTGTTTTTAAGGCAGCAAACAATAAAGCTTTGAACGAAGATGTAACAGCAGAAATAAACCAGGAAGATAAAACCATTGCCGCCACTGTACCTTTTGGCACTGAACTGACCTCTTTGACCCCCTCCATAGAAGTCTCCGAAGAAGCCACCGTATCACCCGCAGGGGCACATGATTTTTCCAGTGAGGTTACCTATACGGTAACTGCCGAAAACGGTACCAAAGCAACCTATAAAGTAATAGTAAACCAGGCAGACCCCAATGCCAGTGATGCCAAACAAATTCTCAGTTTTGTTTTTAAGGAGGAAGACAATACAGCTTTGAACGAAGATATAACAGCAGAAATAAACCAAGACAACCATACCATTATTGCAAACGTACCTGCGAGTATAAATGAAACAACATTAACTCCCTTTATTGAAATTTCCGAAAAAGCTACCATATCATATTCCGGCCCACAGCAATGTAAGCGTGAAAGTATATATACCGTTACCGCAGAAGATGGAACCCCGGCCTCCTATACCTTTGCCTTTAATTTTACAGCAACTACCCAGAAGGAAGTACTGATAGCTATTTATAAAAGTAACCCCTGCAATACCCTGCCCTGGGATATTTACACTGACGATATTGATACTTGGCAAGGGGTAAGATTAAATAATGAAGGCAAGATTACTGTATTAATTCTTTTTGATGATGATAATGAAGTTGGCTATGGGCTCACCAATCTTCCGGAAGTGATTGGTGAACTCACCAGTCTGGAAAAGTTAGAATCACACGATAATTTACTTACCGGCCTCCCCGGCACCATCGGGAACCTTACCAGCTTGAAAAGCTTAGTATTATCCGCGAATGCCCTAACCAGCCTCCCTGACGAGATAAGGCACCTCACCAACTTGGAAATCTTACTTTTATCCTCAACGTCCCTAACCAGAATCCCTGACACAATGGGGAACCTTACCAGCCTGGAAGAATTAATTTTATCCCATAATCCACTATTAACCAACATCCCTGGAACCATTGGGAACCTCCCCAGCCTTGAATTCTTAAATTTACGCCATAACCCACTACTCACTACCATTCCGGCAGCAGTATGTGAGTTGCAGGATAAAAACCCACCAATTACGATTTTAAAAGATGATGGTGCTACCTGTGAAGATAGTGAAGACAATTAA
- a CDS encoding leucine-rich repeat domain-containing protein has protein sequence MKKYFYVLLFVAGGICMASCNKDDDNPSPKSDAKQILSFVFKEEDNTALNEDVTAAINQEDKTIAATVPFGTELTSLLPKVEVSEKAAVSPTGAQDFTSEVTYTVTAENGTKATYKVIVNQAEPNASDAKQILSFVFKEEDNKALNEDVTAEINQEDKTITATFPFNTDVTTLTPSIEVSEEATVSPAGAHDFSSEVTYTVTAENGTKATYKVIVNQADPNASDAKQILSFVFKEEDNTALNEDITAEINQEEKTITATFPFNTDVTSLLPLIEVSEEATVSPTGAQDFTNEVIFTVTAQDQTQEHYTFKFNFTAPTQREVLIAIYNSNPGNTLGWDLDNEDISEWDGVKEVDNQGNIIKLNLFSNKLTSIPSEIGQLTSLKILDLSGNQLTSIPVEVGQLIGLEELHLYKNQLTSIPAQIGQLTNLEELYLYENQLTSIPEEIGQLTSLEQLYLYENQLTSIPGEIGQLISIKIFDLNVNQLTNIPAQIGKLTSLEELDLSENQLTNLPAELSELINLETLIIRRNLLTSIPSEVCNLENNGTTIIKDDGVTCETAADD, from the coding sequence ATGAAAAAGTATTTTTATGTATTACTATTCGTTGCCGGGGGTATTTGCATGGCCTCCTGCAATAAAGACGACGACAACCCTTCACCAAAAAGCGATGCCAAACAAATCCTCAGTTTTGTTTTTAAGGAGGAAGACAATACAGCTTTGAACGAAGATGTAACAGCAGCAATAAACCAGGAGGATAAAACCATTGCCGCCACTGTACCTTTTGGCACTGAACTGACCTCCTTATTGCCCAAGGTGGAAGTTTCCGAAAAAGCGGCCGTATCACCCACAGGCGCACAGGATTTTACCAGTGAGGTTACCTATACGGTAACTGCCGAAAACGGTACCAAAGCAACCTATAAAGTAATAGTAAACCAGGCAGAGCCCAATGCCAGTGATGCAAAACAAATCCTCAGTTTTGTTTTTAAGGAGGAAGACAATAAAGCTTTGAACGAAGATGTAACAGCAGAAATAAACCAGGAAGATAAAACCATTACCGCTACCTTTCCTTTTAACACTGACGTAACCACTTTGACCCCCTCCATAGAAGTCTCCGAAGAAGCCACCGTATCACCCGCAGGGGCACATGATTTTTCCAGTGAGGTTACCTATACGGTAACTGCCGAAAACGGTACCAAAGCAACCTATAAAGTAATAGTAAACCAGGCAGACCCCAATGCCAGTGATGCCAAACAAATCCTCAGTTTTGTTTTTAAGGAGGAAGACAATACAGCTTTGAACGAAGATATAACAGCAGAAATAAACCAGGAAGAAAAAACCATTACAGCTACCTTTCCTTTTAACACTGACGTAACCTCCTTATTGCCTTTAATAGAAGTCTCCGAAGAAGCCACCGTATCACCCACAGGCGCACAGGACTTTACCAATGAAGTTATCTTTACCGTGACTGCACAGGACCAGACACAGGAACATTATACATTTAAATTTAATTTTACAGCCCCCACCCAGAGGGAAGTACTCATTGCCATTTATAACAGCAACCCCGGTAATACCCTTGGATGGGACCTTGATAATGAGGACATTAGTGAGTGGGACGGGGTAAAAGAAGTAGATAATCAAGGTAATATTATTAAATTAAACTTATTTTCCAATAAATTGACAAGTATCCCTTCAGAGATCGGCCAGCTTACAAGCTTAAAAATTCTGGATTTATCTGGCAATCAACTAACCAGCATTCCGGTAGAGGTAGGTCAGCTTATAGGGTTAGAGGAGTTACATTTATATAAAAACCAATTAACAAGTATCCCTGCTCAAATTGGCCAGCTTACCAACCTAGAGGAGTTATATTTATATGAAAACCAATTAACAAGTATCCCTGAGGAGATAGGCCAGCTTACCAGCCTAGAGCAGTTATATTTATATGAAAACCAATTAACAAGTATCCCTGGGGAGATAGGCCAGCTTATAAGTATAAAAATCTTTGATTTAAATGTAAATCAACTAACGAATATCCCCGCTCAAATTGGCAAGCTTACAAGCTTAGAGGAGTTAGATTTATCTGAAAATCAGCTAACTAACCTCCCCGCGGAGCTTAGCGAGCTTATAAACTTAGAGACGTTAATTATACGGCGTAACCTATTAACCAGCATTCCTTCGGAGGTATGTAATTTGGAAAATAACGGGACTACTATTATAAAAGATGATGGTGTTACCTGCGAAACAGCTGCAGATGATTAA